DNA from Neoarius graeffei isolate fNeoGra1 chromosome 17, fNeoGra1.pri, whole genome shotgun sequence:
TGACAgatgatatttaaataatattggttggctttttttttcgtggtacagtggattaaaaaaaaaaagtgcacacacccgttaaaatgatcggtttttctgatgtaaaaaaaaacgagaccacgataaataatttcaaaccttttcccacctttaatgtaacctataacctgtacaattcaaatgaaaaacaaacaaatctgttagggggaaaacatctcatctcatctcattatctgtagccgctttatcctgttctacagggtcgcaggcaagctggagcctatcccagctgactacgggcgaaaggcggggtacaccctggacaagtcgccaggtcatcacagggctgacacatagacacagacaaccattcacactcacattcacacctacggtcaatttagagtcaccagttaacctaacctgcatgtctttggactgtgggggaaaccggagcacccggaggaaacccacgcggacacggggagaacatgcaaactccacacagaaaggccctcgccggccacagggctcgaacccggaccttcttgctgtgaggcgacagcgctaaccactacaccaccgtgccgccgggggaaaacataaaaaaataaagaaacatacaataagctggttgcataagtgtgcataaccttaaactaatactttgttgaagcaccttttgatttaattacagcattcagtctttttgggtcggagtctaccagcctgccacatctagacttggcaatatttgcccactcttctttgcaaaagcgctccaaatctgccagattgcgagggcatctctcgtgcacggccctcttcaggtcaccccacagattttcaattggatttaggtctgggctctggctgggccattccaaaactttaattttcttctggtgaagccattcttttgttgattttgatgtatgcttggggtcattgtcgtgctgaaagatgaaattcctcttcatcttcagctttctaccaaacacctgaaggttttggggcaaaattgaCTGGCATTTAGAACTGTTATCAACTCCCTCCACCTTGatgaaagcccctgttccagctgaagaaaaacaaccccaaaacatgatgctgccaccaccatgcttcaccgggggtatggtgttcttttggtgatgcacagtgttgtttttgtgccaaacataccttttggaattgtggacaaaaagttcaaccttggtttcatcagactataacacattttccccacatgcttttgggagagctgatgtatttttttgcaaaatttagccgggcctggatgtttttctttgaccctaccctcatagtccagacatatggagaatacgggagattgttgtcatatgtagtacacaaccagtacttgccagaaattcctgcagctccttcagtgttgctgtaggcctctcggcagcctccctgaccagttttcatctcgtcttttcatcaattttggagggacgtccagtcctcggtaatgtcactgttgtcccatattttctccacttcttgatgacggtcttcactgtgctccatggtatatctaatgccgtggaaatgtttttgtacccttctcctgactgatacctttcaacaatgagatccctttgatgctttgtaagctctctgtgaaccctggcttttgctggaggagcaactgagtacatttctgaactttatttggggttaatcagagtcattttaattgatggcatgtgtgaacccaaaaagactggatgctgtaattaaatcaaaaagtgcttcaacaaagtattagtttaagggtgtgcacacttatgcaaccaacttattgtaagttttttttattttttatgtttcccccccaaaacaaatttgtttttcatttgaattgtacaggttataggtcacattaaaggtgggaaatgttttgaaattatttattgtggtctcattttttttacatcagaaaaacctatcattttaacggggtgtgtacactttttatatccactgtatatcagatatattccattcagctagcatgatgtcgcaggagtcgaagacaagttcaataccATGCTAGCTGAACAGAATGCATCTAATATacaacaaaaaaagccagccaataataatattattattattaatacatgtTCCTTTCAGGCGTTCAACACgtgtttcaaaattctctcaaaatcttccgtatttaacaaagtaaacatggtggccatgtttgtttacaaaataGTCGCTCAATAGTGTGGAagctttacatctccgacatgtgatgtcatgttgtcttgacaaccatgcaatattgtaaaccatattcaatgctcggcggcacggtggtgtagtggttagcgctgtcgcctcacagcaagaaggtcctgggttcgagccccggggccggcgagggcctttctgtgtggagtttgcatgttctccccgtgtccgcgtgggtttcctccgggtgctccggtttcccccacagtccaaagacatgcaggttaggttaactggtgactctaaattgaccgtaggtgtgaatgggagtgtgaatggttgtctgtctatgtgtcagccctgtgatgacctggcgacttgtccagggtgtaccccgcctttcgcccatagtcagctgggataggctccagcttgcctgcgaccctgtagaacaggataaagcagctagagataatgagagagagagagagatattcaaTGCTCATGCTCCATTGGATAgactgacataatacatgtagcataagcgatatgctaacaatattgcatgctatcaaaccaaatgaatgaaacccgctagaaaggaataaaatacatgtttttattccatcgaaaaagtgtcttgtatgtataataatctgatatacagtatagtcTTAAAGATGCATAGGTATACAAGGACGTTCTTTCTCTCTTGCACTGACATTTAGGAATTTTAGCCTTGGTAGATTGCATGACAGAGGAAATACTGAAGGGAGGGGATGAATTTGTTTAAATTTTGAGTATCAAAACAGCTAACTCCAACTTGCGCCCAAATCGCTACAACTTTACCTCATTTACTACTGACCAGTTGCTGAACATTCAATACTCAAAGAAAACTTTCGTTTCAAACAACTCTGCTATTACACCCCCATCCTGTCTCACTCGCCTTTGCTCTGCTTCATTCAACAGTGCATCTCCAGTAGCGTCTCCAAATCTTTTTCTGATTTCTACACAAAAAGCGAGATCTGTTTATTCAGAACCTTCTTTTTTAAATTCTGTGCTTGTGCAAGTAATATCTATTAATAATTTCAGGCTGAGCAGACAAAGTGCATTCTTATATATGGCTACCCCAAGGAttttctcaataaaaaaaaaaaaaaacacccgtgAGGAAATCTATCAGGGGTGGGttacccaaaagcctcttaatgctaagggtatcttaactaggagagaaagtGTTCATGGTGATGCTCATgctacgatgatctttgtgctacgatgcttttgggaaactcaccccagATTGTTAGTCCACAACTGATCTATTAAGTTTGAGAGACCGCAAGttgacctagtggttagtgtgtccgcctctcaatcgcaagtcctacttgcggttgggtcataccaaagaccatcataaaaaaatggtacctactgccgtctggcaaggcacgctgcaatacagatgcgagtgggaagtcaaactctcgcggttaccagaggactaggcccccactgtaaccttagctatgtaataggtgagaggccgagggctacggaaacggagattggcgccgccataTGGCATGGGAAAGGACTTTAGAATCTATTTGAACTTGACCAAATAATCTGTATATAAAATTGCAGGATCTCAGGATCTCATGCCAATTATACAATTTAAAGCCCATCAATCGAGCTTCATATTAGTGAGCCTTATGCATAAATTTACAAACACACAGGATGTTTTATAGAATATGAACAATTTTCTGAACTGGACTTTTATGAACACCATATTTCTTGAGTAAATGCTCCTGCAAATGATTTCCAGATATATTTGTTTGTATCCATCTGAATAAATGAGAAGAAGACGACTTTAATGTGTCACAGCTATGAGGCCCATATTCAGATAGTTAATGGGGGTTTGAGAAAGCAATTTAAATTATACTGGAATATCGTTTAATTATTCTCTGAATAAATTATTCACCgacattcactgagcctgaggcgaatGATGGTTTTGTTTAAATAGACCGGCGATTATTAGaaacaaattttttaaaaaatcattgaaataaataattttttttaatatcttcaaaagtggcatgcaaatgtaatgtgtggacttgtgtcacttatctacaccgagtcacataaaatactttgttttgaaacagataaaataaaatcaatcaatttcaccttatctttgaatagttttagaccaaacttcgtagcatctttagtgcttttaggaacagcattttgtttcataatttgtaattcttccttacttacggtgatgaagcgattagctgccattttgccgagtgacTTGGGATGATTACTGAGAAATAAtcagaatctctcgaccaatcagtgtgcgCCATGTCCTATAATTGCCTCCGCATTTCTACTAATAAATTGATACAAGTGTAATACACTATGGATGATAGTAATTAAGTAAGCATTAGgacgaaggaaaaaaaaaacccaaatgtaCGAAACACTACACCTGCAGAAGAGATCCAGGTGCCCAGACTGATGGCGTTCCCCCCAGTGGAGTGCTTTCTTAATACGTCTTCGCAAAAGATGCTGTGGTCGATGTAATTTACTAATAACAGACATTAGTTGTGTGCGCATTGCTGGAGCAAGCAGTCTCACGTTTGGCTTAAGTCCTGTGAAGGGATCTGAACCTGACAATGACTCCAGAACATAAAAAAGTGCAGCTAGGAACTCTTGCACACTGGTATGAATAAACTGAAAGTTCTTCTCATAGGTTAGAGAAGATCTGTCCTCTTTAAGGATCTCCACCAAAAAGGCACGCAAGAGCTCGTTGCAGTCTAGAGAGAAAGAGGCCAGGTCTGAGGAGTCGAAAACAAATCGCCTCTCCAGCAGGCCTTTGAAGGCCAGGGCTCCCAAACATCGAAGCTTTGCTTTTGTCTCCTTGAGGACATGAGGAGCATCCTGGAGCCTGTTGAGATGCATGCCCTCCacacacccacctacatggaagaGCAGTATGGTTTTCAAAAAGCAGCAGTAGATCTCAGTGATTGTGGCTGGCCTGGACCCAAGGACATGACTCTTCTTTATCACTGTATTAGGTTCAGATGAGGCATCACACTGATCTTCTCTTACTGCTTCATTTGCACTTGTTTGTGAGCCACCACCCTGTGGTATGGTGTCAGAAAAGAGGCAGGAAGTGCCATTGTGCAAGGCAGTAGACACAATCCAGCAGAAGGCAGGGATGTGACACATAAGCTGAAGGGGTTTGTGTGAAGACACAAATCCCCACATGGTAGCAGCGATCTGGCTGGAGCTACAGCTTCGCTCAAAGTACTGCCGTTGTTGAGCTGGGGAGAACCCCAACACACTGTAGAACTGGTTGACCAGCAGCTGTGGGACTTTTGTTACAGCATGAGGACGGGACGTGAGGAGAAGAGCGATATCTGGCAACAGGATCCTTTTTATTAGATTCACTACCATGGCTCCTACTGATAGCTCCCGCTCAGGGTCTGAACATTTAGGGGTGTGTCCAAAGTCCAAGGGGAAACAGAACTCATCAAGCCCATCCAGAATAAGCAGAAGCTGGCCTTGCTTTGAGGTCATTAATTCTGGCAGAATTGGCTTCAGATGACTGTAATGATCAGAGAGCAAAACCTGGAGGCTCTGGGGTTCAGTAATTAGGCCAAGTTCACGAAAAGCCAGGGGTAAGATAATTTTTTGTGTGTCTGCATCTGCAGCCCATTCCTGGACTAACCATTTGATCACTGTGGTTTTGCCACTACCTGCGACCCCAGACAGCAAGGCTACACCACCCCGTGAGTTAGCGAGCAAGCTCTGATAGATGTCGTTATAAGAACAAGTCTCTCCTTGCCCTCTTGCCTCGGCCCTCCCTGCCCTAAAGGCATCCCCGACAACTGATGTCTCATGCTGGAAATGAACTGGCACTTGGCGTCCTGTCTGCTTAGAAAACGTAATGTCCGTGAACCAGTCTACCTTGGAAAGTCCACATGTTGATCCGAGATAATTTCCTGGTGTGTGTTGCCTGGCCAAGATATCCTTGTGTCTTTGGAGATGGTCACTCACAGGATCTTTTACACTCAGGTTTGTGGTTCGAATGAAGTTAGAAGCTTCGAATTTGGACAACAGGATCAGAAATGCTTGACACGGTTCCTCTCCTCGTCCCTGCAGGACATCCAGCAGCGTCCTCATACAGTCTCGTTCACCTAAAAGTCCACCACCTTTTATAAAACTGAGGTCCTCTTCGGTCACAGCCCCCATTTCGAAGAGGCGCTCCAGGAGAGGGTTCAAGCGTTTGCTCCAGTTCTCCACCAGCTCCACACGGCGTCTTTGGATCTCCAGACTGCATGATGCAACAGCCATCAGGTTTGTTCTGACAGAGATTGGCTGGAAACTCTTCACCAGTTActgatgaaagatggaaaaacTCCTGTTCTTCTCATAAAGGTGGTTACTTTTTGGTAAAGACCTGTTGAAACGCATAAGCGTTTGATTAAATCAAATTATGACCTGTTTAAGTCGCTTAGAGTGCGAAGTAAAATTGTATCATTGCTATACTTTAACCGATAATGATTAATAATGTGATCAAACCTACTTCCCGGAAGTGGATTTCATTCGACTTTATCCACACGCCTTCAATCCCAAGTCATAAACAGAGAAACCAAAACTTGTGGGTTTTCCCCACGTGAAAGCGCATTAACTCTCAGACCGGTATCTAAACAATAAAACAACCTCGATATAGATCACGGAGCAAGTATCAATAAAAACCTGTATCGTGTATACAAACATAATCACAGCCCAAACGCGCACATTCCGACAGGAGTCAGCTGATCAGTCGAGTACTAGTTTAGCGCGAGTCCATGTCTCCGCCCTAAAGCGTGTGCAGGGCTCTGTGGGTCATTTTCTTTATGAGTTTTACCATCGCCGGttccccgctgtagagacgagtgaagccatctggccgccatattgcCACTCCCATCGCGTTGTGTGTTTCGCTTCCCTtacgaaaactaaccatggttttaccgtggtttatagttattcatggttttcatgtttttttgggtaaccatgaaaaccatggttcatgactatggtttaaccatgatttaaccatggtttcactatggtataaatgttaatgttaatatctgcccttacgaaaattaaccatggttttactatggtttatagttattcatggttttcatgtttttttgggtaaccatgaaaaccatggttcatgactatggtttaaccatgatttaaccatggtttcactatggtataaatgttaatgttaatatctgcccttacgaaaattaaccatggttttactatggtttatagttattcatggttttcatgtttttttgggtaaccatgaaaaccatggttcatgactatggtttaaccatgatttaaccatggtttcactatggtataaatgttaatgttaatatctgcccttacgaaaattaaccatggttttactgtggtttatagttattcatggttttcatgtttttttgggtaaccatgaaaaccatggttcatgactatggtttaaccatgatttaaccatggtttcactatggtataaatgttaatgttaatatcTGCCCTtacgaaaactaaccatggttttaccgtggtttatagttattcatggttttcatgtttttttgggtaaccatgaaaaccatggttcatgactatggtttaaccatgatttaaccatggtttcactatggtataaatgttaatgttaatatcTGCCCTtacgaaaactaaccatggttttaccgtggtttatagttattcatggttttcatgtttttttgggtaaccatgaaaaccatggttcatgactatggtttaaccatgatttaaccatggtttcactatggtataaatgttaatgttaatatcTGCCCTtacgaaaactaaccatggttttaccgtggtttatagttattcatggttttcatgtttttttgggtaaccatgaaaaccatggttcatgactatggtttaaccatgatttaaccatggtttcactatggtataaatgttaatgttaatatcTGCCCTtacgaaaactaaccatggttttaccgtggtttatagttattcatggttttcatgtttttttgggtaaccatgaaaaccatggttcatgactatggtttaaccatgatttaaccatggtttcactatggtataaatgttaatgttaatatcTGCCCTtacgaaaactaaccatggttttaccgtggtttatagttattcatggttttcatgtttttttgggtaaccatgaaaaccatggttcatgactatggtttaaccatgatttaaccatggtttcactatggtataaatgttaatgttaatatcTGCCCTtacgaaaactaaccatggttttaccgtggtttatagttattcatggttttcatgtttttttgggtaaccatgaaaaccatggttcatgactatggtttaaccatgatttaaccatggtttcactatggtataaatgttaatgttaatatcTGCCCTtacgaaaactaaccatggttttaccgtggtttatagttattcatggttttcatggttttttgggtaaccatgaaaaccatggttcatgactatggtttaaccatgatttaaccatggtttcactatggtataaatgttaatgttaatatctgcccttacgaaaattaaccatggttttactgtggtttatagttattcatggttttcatggttttttgggtaaccatgaaaaccatggttcatgactatggtttaaccatgatttaaccatggtttcactatggtataaatgttaatgttaatatctgcccttacgaaaattaaccatggttttactatggtttatagttattcatggttttcatggttttttgggtaaccatgaaaaccatggttcatgactatggtttaaccatgatttaaccatggtttcactatggtataaatgttaatgttaatatctgcccttacgaaaattaaccatggttttactatggtttatagttattcatggttttcatggttttttgggtaaccatgaaaaccatggttcatgactatggtttaaccatgatttaaccatggtttcactatggtataaatgttaatgttaatatctgcccttacgaaaattaaccatggttttactatggtttatagttattcatggttttcatggttttttgggtaaccatgaaaaccatggtgcattttacctcaatgttcacttaaatttttaggttctaagtaaatgttaatggatctgggctgttaatcgagatccttctctacagcattgactgttggacgaaagcatggtaatactacagttagtgcatccttttaaaaaccatactatccatttttaaactaatttcgtagttactatgacctattacacatacaactatgatgctaccacagctactgcagtacgatggataaaccacagtaatgctatggttggttcatagtacttagaatcaccatgaaataccatagtagatccatggttactaccatggatgaaccatagtaatactatggttggttcatagtacttagaatcaccatgaaataccatagtagatccatggttactaccatggatgaaccatagtaatactatggttggttcatagtacttagaatcaccatgaaataccatagtagatccatggttactaccatggatgaaccatagtaatactatggttggttcatagtacttagaataaccatgcgataccatggtagaatcatggttactacataaaaaccatggtaaaaccatagtaaaccatggtagattttcgtaagggttgGTTTCCGATCAAATTCGCCTCAAGAAAAGTATCTCTCGACTTTccccccctttcattacctcctcttattttctcaactttacccacatctcatctcctctagccgctttatccttctacagggtcgcaggcaagctggagcctatcccagctgactatgggtgaaaggcggggtacaccctggacaagtcgccaggtcatcacagggctgacacatagacacagacaaccattcacactcacggtcaatttagagtcaccagttaacctaacctgcatgtctttggactgtgggggaaaccggagcacccggaggaaacccacgcggacaacatgcaaactccgcacagaaaggccctcgccggccccggggctcgaacccaggaccttcttgctgtgaggtgacagcgctaaccactacaccaccgtgccgccctgttattgttgggtttttttctttttccagttcaatctctgataattttttttttttggaatggcttttttttactactataattatttttactgagattatggtcgtgtagtggttagcgctgtcgcctcacagcaagaaggtccgggttcgagccccgtggtcagcgagggcctttctgtgcggagtttgcatgttctccccgtgtccgcatgggtttcctccgggtgctccggtttcccccacagtccaaagacacgcaggttaggttaattggaggctctaaattgaccgtaggtgtgaatgtgagtgtgaatggttgtctgtgtctatgtgtcagccctgtgatgacctggcgacttgtccagggtgtaccctgcctttcgcccgtagtcagctgggataggctccagcttgcctgcgaccctgtagtacaggataaagcggctagagataatgagatgagatgagatatatacagtatatatatgtatatgtacacacagggtggcacggtggtgtagtggttagcactgacctggcgacttgtccagggtgtaccatagtcagctgggataggctccagcttgcctgcgaccctgtagaacaggataagcggctacaggtgatggatggatggagatatatatatatatgtggaaatatctgtccacaacctttgacctgatGATTTGCTGCACATGTAGgtatttttcttctaatttttctcaccaactacataaataacttgtccaattttgtgtagcttccagtcaTTTAAATGACAGTTCTGCTCCGcggtgggagtggtaagatggcggccagctggcttcactctgacgagtctatatgagctctccagattttatatagagctcagtggttttATCCCACACGTGTATGAAATGGAGTGACATGCAAAA
Protein-coding regions in this window:
- the si:dkey-118k5.3 gene encoding NLR family CARD domain-containing protein 3 isoform X1 — its product is MAVASCSLEIQRRRVELVENWSKRLNPLLERLFEMGAVTEEDLSFIKGGGLLGERDCMRTLLDVLQGRGEEPCQAFLILLSKFEASNFIRTTNLSVKDPVSDHLQRHKDILARQHTPGNYLGSTCGLSKVDWFTDITFSKQTGRQVPVHFQHETSVVGDAFRAGRAEARGQGETCSYNDIYQSLLANSRGGVALLSGVAGSGKTTVIKWLVQEWAADADTQKIILPLAFRELGLITEPQSLQVLLSDHYSHLKPILPELMTSKQGQLLLILDGLDEFCFPLDFGHTPKCSDPERELSVGAMVVNLIKRILLPDIALLLTSRPHAVTKVPQLLVNQFYSVLGFSPAQQRQYFERSCSSSQIAATMWGFVSSHKPLQLMCHIPAFCWIVSTALHNGTSCLFSDTIPQGGGSQTSANEAVREDQCDASSEPNTVIKKSHVLGSRPATITEIYCCFLKTILLFHVGGCVEGMHLNRLQDAPHVLKETKAKLRCLGALAFKGLLERRFVFDSSDLASFSLDCNELLRAFLVEILKEDRSSLTYEKNFQFIHTSVQEFLAALFYVLESLSGSDPFTGLKPNVRLLAPAMRTQLMSVISKLHRPQHLLRRRIKKALHWGERHQSGHLDLFCRFVSGLLVPKTRFILNGLFCDEPRSYLALCVPLPYAAPPPFVLQLLHSQLHSPSLSPERQLNVCHCLYEAQDPGLPKRLQAWLKLLSEEGMGQCTLTNKDWSELAFLLQLSPALQVLSLDAQGLSAEGLRRLLPVLPLFSTLRLAQNPLGPEGAEVLSLALQSPDCQIEKLWVVSTGLGCEGVRILAEGLKKNHTVYDLRMAINKIGDIGAAALAELLKVNCTLKDIRLRDNLVTDKGAELLKAALMENNTLEYLWLFDNKFSKEGVRQLKEFSKNRPNLDIKVCY
- the si:dkey-118k5.3 gene encoding NLR family CARD domain-containing protein 3 isoform X2; the protein is MAVASCSLEIQRRRVELVENWSKRLNPLLERLFEMGAVTEEDLSFIKGGGLLGERDCMRTLLDVLQGRGEEPCQAFLILLSKFEASNFIRTTNLSVKDPVSDHLQRHKDILARQHTPGNYLGSTCGLSKVDWFTDITFSKQTGRQVPVHFQHETSVVGDAFRAGRAEARGQGETCSYNDIYQSLLANSRGGVALLSGVAGSGKTTVIKWLVQEWAADADTQKIILPLAFRELGLITEPQSLQVLLSDHYSHLKPILPELMTSKQGQLLLILDGLDEFCFPLDFGHTPKCSDPERELSVGAMVVNLIKRILLPDIALLLTSRPHAVTKVPQLLVNQFYSVLGFSPAQQRQYFERSCSSSQIAATMWGFVSSHKPLQLMCHIPAFCWIVSTALHNGTSCLFSDTIPQGGGSQTSANEAVREDQCDASSEPNTVIKKSHVLGSRPATITEIYCCFLKTILLFHVGGCVEGMHLNRLQDAPHVLKETKAKLRCLGALAFKGLLERRFVFDSSDLASFSLDCNELLRAFLVEILKEDRSSLTYEKNFQFIHTSVQEFLAALFYVLESLSGSDPFTGLKPNVRLLAPAMRTQLMSVISKLHRPQHLLRRRIKKALHWGERHQSGHLDLFCRFVSGLLVPKTRFILNGLFCDEPRSYLALCVPLPYAAPPPFVLQLLHSQLHSPSLSPERQLNVCHCLYEAQDPGLPKRLQAWLKLLSEEGMGQCTLTNKDWSELAFLLQLSPALQVLSLDAQGLSAEGLRRLLPVLPLFSTLR